A part of Polynucleobacter sp. MG-Unter2-18 genomic DNA contains:
- the rimP gene encoding ribosome maturation factor RimP has translation MKDQRIISAEVENLGYTLVDIEREAGGLLRVTIENPDYERLINVQDCEKVSHQLSYTLPVENIPFERLEISSPGLDRPVKSAADYERFSGMEVDLKLRVAAGDRKKFRGVLQGLLSGELDSPDAKFGLLFEGADGAESQLEFSLAEVDKTRLVPVIDFKGRKS, from the coding sequence GTGAAGGATCAGCGGATTATTTCTGCGGAGGTAGAAAACCTAGGTTACACGCTAGTCGATATTGAGCGTGAAGCCGGAGGTTTACTGCGCGTCACGATTGAAAACCCGGATTATGAGCGTTTGATTAATGTCCAGGATTGCGAAAAGGTAAGTCATCAACTGAGCTACACCTTGCCAGTTGAAAACATTCCCTTTGAGCGTCTAGAGATTTCTTCTCCTGGTCTAGATCGCCCTGTTAAATCAGCGGCTGATTACGAGCGCTTCTCCGGAATGGAAGTGGATTTGAAATTGCGGGTTGCCGCTGGCGATCGCAAGAAGTTTCGTGGTGTATTGCAAGGTTTGCTGAGTGGTGAGTTGGATTCACCTGATGCGAAATTTGGTTTGTTGTTTGAAGGCGCTGATGGCGCTGAGTCTCAATTGGAGTTTTCTTTAGCCGAGGTCGATAAGACTCGGTTGGTCCCTGTTATTGATTTCAAAGGAAGAAAGTCATGA
- the nusA gene encoding transcription termination factor NusA, whose protein sequence is MSREVLMLADALAREKNVDQAIVFEALEMALASATKKRYPTEDVDIRVSIDRESGEYETFRRWLVVPDEAGLQEPDKEILHFEALEQFPDMEVGEYIEEQIESLAFGRIGAQAAKQVILQRIRDAEREQILNDYLERGEKVMTGTVKRADKNGLIIESGRVEALLRRDQMIPKENLRSGDRVRAYILKVDREARGPQIELSRTCPDFLIKLFENEVPEMEQGLLEIKGAARDPGIRAKIAVITYDKRIDPIGTCVGVRGTRVTAVRNEVAGEAVDIVLWSEDPAQFVIGALAPAQVSSIVVDEERHAMDVVVDEENLAIAIGRSGQNVRLASELTGWQINIMTPEESAEKTEKEAASVRQLFMDKLDVDQEVADILIEEGFNTLEEVAYVPLSEMLEIDSFDEDTVNELRTRARDSLLTMELAKEERVGEVSQDLRSLEGMTTELVAKLADNQVHTRDDLAELAVDELVEATQIDEETAKTLIMKAREHWFTS, encoded by the coding sequence ATGAGCCGAGAAGTTCTCATGTTGGCAGACGCCTTAGCGCGTGAAAAGAACGTAGATCAAGCGATTGTGTTTGAGGCGCTAGAAATGGCGTTGGCATCAGCCACTAAGAAGCGTTATCCGACAGAAGATGTGGATATTCGTGTATCGATTGATCGCGAGTCTGGTGAATACGAAACCTTCCGTCGTTGGTTGGTTGTTCCTGATGAAGCGGGTCTCCAAGAGCCTGATAAGGAAATTCTGCATTTCGAAGCCCTCGAGCAATTTCCGGATATGGAAGTTGGTGAATACATCGAAGAACAAATTGAGTCTTTAGCCTTTGGCCGTATTGGCGCACAAGCTGCTAAGCAAGTGATCTTGCAACGCATTCGGGATGCTGAGCGTGAGCAGATTCTGAACGACTACCTTGAGCGTGGCGAAAAAGTCATGACCGGCACTGTAAAGCGTGCCGACAAAAATGGTTTGATTATTGAGTCTGGTCGCGTTGAAGCCTTGCTGCGTCGCGATCAAATGATTCCAAAAGAGAATCTGCGTTCTGGCGACCGTGTTCGTGCTTACATCCTCAAAGTGGATCGTGAAGCCCGTGGCCCACAGATTGAGCTCTCACGTACCTGCCCAGATTTCTTGATCAAATTATTTGAGAACGAAGTTCCAGAAATGGAACAAGGTTTATTGGAGATTAAGGGTGCAGCACGTGATCCTGGTATCCGCGCAAAGATTGCTGTGATTACTTATGACAAGCGTATCGATCCAATCGGTACCTGCGTTGGCGTTCGTGGCACACGTGTTACTGCAGTGCGTAACGAGGTGGCTGGTGAGGCAGTGGATATTGTGTTGTGGTCTGAAGATCCAGCGCAGTTTGTGATTGGTGCCTTAGCTCCAGCGCAAGTATCTTCTATCGTGGTTGACGAAGAGCGTCATGCGATGGACGTAGTGGTTGATGAAGAGAACTTGGCAATTGCAATTGGCCGCAGTGGACAGAACGTTCGCTTGGCTAGTGAATTGACTGGTTGGCAGATCAACATCATGACTCCAGAAGAATCTGCTGAGAAAACTGAAAAAGAAGCTGCTTCTGTACGCCAATTGTTCATGGATAAATTGGACGTTGACCAAGAAGTTGCTGATATCTTGATCGAAGAAGGTTTCAACACATTGGAAGAGGTTGCTTATGTACCCCTTTCTGAAATGTTAGAAATTGATTCTTTTGATGAAGATACCGTAAACGAATTGCGTACTCGTGCGCGCGACTCTCTCTTGACTATGGAATTAGCTAAAGAAGAGCGTGTTGGCGAAGTCTCACAAGATTTACGTTCCCTTGAGGGAATGACCACTGAATTGGTTGCAAAGCTTGCTGACAATCAAGTTCATACCCGTGACGACTTAGCTGAACTAGCTGTTGATGAGCTAGTTGAGGCGACACAAATTGACGAAGAAACCGCGAAAACGCTCATCATGAAAGCGCGCGAACATTGGTTTACTTCATGA
- the infB gene encoding translation initiation factor IF-2 translates to MATTVKVLAKELKRTAPDLLEQLKAAGIEKGSEDDSITEKDKTVLLEHLQKEHGSADTGSRKKITLIKRENSEIRQADSAGRTRTVQVEVRKKRVLVKAGEKAPEETPAPAAKEVSPPASAKPILSAEELEKRAAEATRQAELLARQEAEMKAAEDARQKEADAAAAASVAESAIEKSSKSDGDAAVAKAAEKKAQADKAAKDIADANKAQLADITKRRAAAEAEALAIRDMMSTPARVLKAPSEIATEEAKKGTLHKPAKVEGADDKKKAVAKVGGKTIKSAETSSTWQEEGAKKPGGLKTRGDSSGGVGGWRSGGGRRKQRQIAEANVDTNFQVPTEAIVRDVNVPETITVAELAHAMAVKSAEVIKLLMGMGQMVTINQILDQDTAMIIVEEMGHTAHAAKLDDPDLDLGTAGHDAELLPRPPVVTVMGHVDHGKTSLLDKIRAAKVATGEAGGITQHIGAYHVETPRGMITFLDTPGHEAFTAMRARGAKATDIVILVVAADDGVMPQTREAIHHAQAAGVPIVVAINKIDKPEANLERVKTELVAEQVVPEEYGGDVPFIGVSAKTGDGIDALLENVLLQAEVLELKAAQEAPAQGLVIEARLDKGRGPVATVLVQSGTLKRGDMLLAGSTYGRVRAMLDENGKPCNEAGPSIPVEIQGLSEVPAAGESVQVVPDERKAREIALFRQGKFRDVKLAKQQAFKLETMMENMEEGAIEAKLLPLIIKADVQGSQEALSQSLQKLSTVEVKVQIVHAAVGGITETDVNLAVASKAVIIGFNSRADGAARKLAENNGVDIRYHNIIYDAVDEVKAALSGMLTPDKKEEITGMVEIRQVFLVSKVGAIAGCLVLDGVVKRNSSVRLLRENVVIWSGELDSLKRFKDDAKEVRAGVECGLSLKGYNDIKEGDQLEAFEVTEVARTL, encoded by the coding sequence ATGGCAACAACAGTAAAAGTACTCGCTAAAGAATTAAAACGTACCGCGCCAGACCTTCTGGAGCAATTGAAGGCGGCCGGTATCGAAAAAGGTTCTGAGGACGACAGCATTACCGAAAAGGACAAGACTGTCCTGCTTGAGCATTTGCAGAAAGAGCATGGCAGTGCTGATACAGGTAGTCGTAAAAAGATTACTTTAATCAAGCGCGAAAACTCTGAGATTCGTCAGGCAGATTCTGCTGGGCGCACTCGCACCGTTCAGGTTGAGGTTCGTAAAAAGCGCGTGCTCGTTAAGGCCGGAGAAAAAGCTCCTGAAGAGACTCCAGCCCCAGCGGCCAAGGAAGTTTCTCCTCCGGCATCTGCTAAGCCCATTCTTTCTGCTGAAGAGCTAGAAAAACGCGCAGCTGAAGCTACTCGTCAAGCCGAGTTGTTAGCTCGTCAAGAAGCTGAAATGAAAGCTGCAGAAGATGCTCGCCAAAAAGAAGCTGATGCGGCAGCGGCTGCAAGTGTGGCTGAGTCAGCGATTGAGAAATCCTCCAAATCGGATGGAGATGCAGCGGTAGCTAAAGCTGCGGAAAAGAAAGCGCAAGCTGACAAGGCTGCTAAGGACATCGCTGATGCCAATAAGGCTCAGTTAGCGGATATTACAAAACGTCGTGCCGCTGCTGAAGCTGAAGCTCTAGCGATTCGCGACATGATGAGTACGCCTGCACGTGTTCTCAAAGCGCCAAGTGAAATTGCTACTGAAGAAGCTAAAAAAGGCACTTTGCATAAACCTGCCAAGGTTGAAGGTGCTGACGATAAGAAAAAAGCAGTTGCTAAAGTTGGTGGTAAGACAATTAAGTCTGCAGAGACTTCATCTACTTGGCAAGAAGAGGGTGCCAAGAAACCGGGCGGCCTTAAAACTCGTGGTGACAGCTCTGGTGGTGTGGGTGGTTGGCGTTCGGGCGGTGGCAGAAGAAAGCAACGTCAAATTGCTGAAGCCAATGTCGATACCAATTTCCAGGTACCTACGGAAGCTATTGTTCGTGATGTCAATGTTCCAGAAACCATTACTGTTGCCGAATTAGCTCACGCCATGGCCGTGAAGAGTGCTGAAGTGATTAAGCTCTTGATGGGTATGGGTCAGATGGTCACGATTAACCAGATCTTGGATCAAGATACGGCAATGATCATCGTTGAGGAAATGGGCCACACAGCACATGCTGCCAAATTAGATGACCCCGATTTAGATTTGGGTACAGCTGGTCACGATGCGGAGTTATTGCCACGTCCACCAGTAGTCACAGTGATGGGTCACGTTGACCACGGTAAAACATCTTTGCTCGATAAGATTCGTGCGGCTAAGGTTGCTACTGGCGAAGCTGGTGGCATTACTCAGCACATTGGCGCTTATCACGTCGAAACCCCACGCGGCATGATTACCTTCCTCGATACTCCGGGTCACGAAGCCTTTACGGCTATGCGTGCTCGCGGTGCTAAGGCAACGGATATCGTGATCTTAGTAGTTGCGGCAGATGATGGTGTGATGCCACAAACCAGGGAAGCGATTCACCATGCTCAAGCAGCGGGTGTTCCTATCGTTGTGGCAATCAATAAGATTGATAAGCCTGAGGCTAATTTAGAGCGCGTCAAAACTGAGTTGGTAGCAGAGCAAGTAGTTCCCGAGGAATACGGCGGCGATGTGCCATTCATTGGTGTTTCTGCCAAAACAGGCGACGGTATCGATGCATTACTCGAGAACGTACTCTTACAAGCCGAGGTTTTAGAGCTCAAAGCAGCGCAAGAAGCTCCAGCTCAAGGTCTAGTGATTGAGGCGCGTTTAGATAAAGGACGTGGTCCAGTTGCTACTGTTCTTGTTCAATCTGGAACGCTGAAGCGTGGTGATATGTTGCTGGCCGGCTCAACCTATGGTCGTGTTCGTGCGATGTTGGATGAAAACGGTAAGCCATGTAATGAAGCTGGCCCATCTATCCCCGTAGAGATTCAAGGTTTATCTGAGGTCCCTGCGGCTGGTGAATCAGTGCAAGTAGTCCCTGACGAGCGTAAAGCACGCGAGATCGCACTGTTCCGTCAAGGCAAGTTCCGTGATGTGAAGTTAGCCAAACAGCAAGCATTCAAACTTGAAACCATGATGGAAAACATGGAAGAGGGCGCGATAGAAGCTAAGTTGTTGCCGCTGATCATTAAGGCAGACGTACAAGGTTCCCAAGAAGCATTGTCACAGTCATTGCAAAAGCTCTCTACTGTAGAGGTGAAGGTTCAAATCGTTCATGCAGCAGTGGGTGGCATTACTGAAACTGACGTGAACTTAGCAGTTGCTTCTAAGGCAGTCATTATTGGCTTTAACTCTCGCGCGGATGGTGCGGCGCGTAAGTTGGCTGAGAATAATGGCGTGGATATTCGTTATCACAACATTATTTATGACGCAGTTGATGAAGTGAAGGCAGCCTTGAGCGGTATGTTGACACCAGATAAGAAAGAAGAAATCACCGGTATGGTGGAGATTCGTCAAGTCTTCTTGGTATCTAAAGTTGGCGCGATTGCAGGTTGCTTGGTGCTCGATGGTGTTGTCAAGCGTAACTCTAGTGTTCGTCTCTTGCGTGAAAACGTCGTTATCTGGAGTGGTGAGTTAGATTCTCTCAAGCGCTTTAAAGATGATGCAAAAGAAGTTCGTGCCGGTGTTGAGTGTGGCTTGTCATTAAAAGGCTACAACGACATTAAAGAGGGTGATCAACTGGAAGCATTTGAAGTGACTGAAGTCGCTAGAACGCTTTAA
- the truB gene encoding tRNA pseudouridine(55) synthase TruB gives MSVRIDGVVLLDKPAGMSSQGAVTAVKRAFNAEKAGHTGTLDPMATGLLPICLGEATKYSQDLLEANKTYIAQVKFGQRTDTGDAEGLIIEELPLPVFADEVALKLALESLLPAFTGPISQVPPMYSALKRDGKPLYEYARAGVELERALRNITIHAIRWTNINWPEATLEVSCSKGTYIRVLAEDIGKALGCGAHLVGLRRTEVGHLTLEQSFTIESIQKGLQESSSYILPVDALLQTLPHLTVDEQQAKRLEMGQRVPLNLTSIEALVRIYRATAAPHNFIGTGDWRSGVLHPKRLISSAH, from the coding sequence ATGTCTGTACGTATCGATGGCGTTGTCTTGCTTGATAAACCTGCTGGCATGAGCTCGCAAGGAGCTGTTACTGCTGTGAAGCGTGCATTTAATGCGGAAAAAGCTGGTCATACAGGTACATTGGATCCAATGGCTACAGGCCTACTACCTATTTGTTTGGGTGAGGCAACGAAATACTCTCAGGATTTATTGGAAGCCAATAAGACTTACATCGCCCAAGTGAAATTTGGTCAGCGTACTGATACTGGCGATGCTGAAGGCCTCATCATAGAAGAGTTGCCGCTCCCAGTATTTGCTGATGAAGTTGCACTGAAGCTGGCCTTAGAGTCATTGCTACCAGCATTTACTGGCCCCATTAGTCAGGTTCCACCAATGTATTCTGCGCTTAAGCGCGATGGTAAGCCTTTATATGAATATGCTCGTGCTGGTGTTGAGTTAGAGCGTGCTCTACGAAATATTACGATTCATGCGATTCGTTGGACCAATATCAATTGGCCTGAAGCTACTCTAGAAGTCAGCTGTAGTAAAGGTACTTACATCCGCGTCTTGGCAGAGGATATTGGCAAAGCTTTGGGTTGTGGTGCGCATTTGGTTGGCTTGCGCCGCACTGAAGTAGGTCACCTCACTTTAGAGCAGTCTTTCACAATCGAATCCATTCAGAAAGGCTTGCAAGAAAGCTCAAGCTATATCTTGCCAGTCGATGCACTCTTGCAAACCTTGCCGCATCTCACGGTAGATGAGCAGCAGGCAAAACGTTTAGAGATGGGTCAACGAGTCCCACTCAATTTAACCTCGATAGAGGCGCTAGTACGCATCTATCGCGCAACTGCTGCTCCCCACAACTTTATCGGTACTGGAGATTGGCGCTCAGGGGTATTGCATCCCAAGCGGTTAATTTCTTCTGCCCATTAA
- the rbfA gene encoding 30S ribosome-binding factor RbfA, translated as MHKTSPHRNQRLADQIQRDLAELIPRELRSPSLGLITLQSIELTPDLAHAKVFFTVLGAEPEVALKALQDKAGYLHSLLFKRLHIHTVPTLHFHYDSSVEHGIEMSRLIDQAVDSDRKDENA; from the coding sequence ATGCATAAAACTAGCCCTCATCGTAACCAGCGTCTCGCCGATCAAATTCAGCGAGACCTGGCCGAGCTCATTCCTCGTGAATTGCGTAGCCCGAGTCTAGGTTTGATTACTTTACAAAGTATTGAACTGACGCCAGATCTGGCACACGCAAAAGTCTTCTTTACTGTTTTAGGCGCTGAGCCTGAGGTGGCATTGAAGGCACTCCAGGATAAAGCGGGTTATTTACATTCCTTATTATTTAAGCGTTTGCATATTCATACTGTGCCAACCCTGCATTTTCACTATGACAGTTCAGTTGAGCATGGCATTGAAATGTCTCGCTTAATTGATCAGGCAGTGGATAGTGATCGCAAAGACGAGAACGCGTAA
- a CDS encoding Tex family protein: protein MLPSIEQRLAQELSAKPAQVAAAIALMDEGATVPFIARYRKEATGGLDDTQLRLLEDRLGYLRELEERRKAIVASIEEQGKMTPELLKAIMLAEDKTRLEDLYLPYKLKRRTKAQIALEAGLEPLANDLLTNPMLDPEVEAAKYLKEAFTSDQGDNPGVVDTKAALEGARQILMERFAEDAGLVQSLRTYLQEHGVVESKVIAGKEQEGEKFSDYFDYSEPISAIPSHRALALFRGRREQMLMVNLRLDTEEEKPKWDAPHNPCESRIANQFKIKNEGRPADQWLAETVRWTWRIKCSMHLESELMSSLRERSEAEAINVFSRNLKALLSAAPAGPKVTIGLDPGMRTGVKVAVVDATGKVVDTDVIYPHQPKNDWDGSLHKLAKLAEKHQANLISIGNGTASRETDKLAQDLIKAKPELKLIKIVVSEAGASVYSASEYASKELPGMDVSLRGAVSIARRLQDPLAELVKIDPKSIGVGQYQHDVMQTQLAKSLVAVVEDCVNAVGVDVNTASAPLLARVSGLSSTVAEGIVTYRDSHGAFQTRADLRSVPRLGDKTFEQAAGFLRIMNGKDPLDASAVHPESYPLVEKILKDIKKGVKEVIGDIAILKGLNPEKYADEKFGLPTVTDIIKELEKPGRDPRPEFTTATFKDGVEKISDLKVDMILEGVVTNVAAFGAFVDIGVHQDGLVHISALANTFVKDPHTVVKAGQVVKVKVLEIDEKRKRIALTMRLSDEAPKVSAGSKPEQRANRPGISRAPEARRPQEDRRSAPPMNNAMADALRKLKG, encoded by the coding sequence ATGCTGCCATCAATCGAACAACGCCTTGCCCAAGAGTTATCCGCTAAACCTGCACAAGTGGCTGCTGCCATTGCATTAATGGATGAGGGTGCAACAGTTCCCTTTATTGCACGTTATCGCAAAGAAGCAACTGGCGGTCTGGACGATACTCAGTTACGTTTATTAGAAGATCGACTCGGTTATTTACGAGAGTTGGAAGAACGTCGCAAAGCAATTGTTGCGTCGATTGAAGAGCAAGGCAAGATGACCCCAGAGTTACTCAAAGCCATCATGTTGGCAGAAGATAAGACCCGCTTAGAGGATCTCTATCTCCCTTATAAGCTCAAGCGTCGCACCAAGGCACAAATCGCTTTGGAGGCTGGACTAGAGCCTTTGGCTAATGACTTATTGACTAACCCCATGTTGGATCCAGAAGTGGAAGCAGCCAAATACCTCAAAGAAGCATTTACATCCGATCAGGGTGATAACCCTGGTGTGGTTGATACCAAGGCCGCCCTTGAAGGTGCACGTCAGATTTTGATGGAGCGCTTTGCTGAAGATGCCGGGCTGGTGCAATCACTTAGAACGTATTTGCAAGAGCATGGCGTTGTGGAATCTAAAGTCATTGCCGGTAAAGAGCAAGAGGGCGAGAAATTCTCGGACTACTTCGATTACTCAGAGCCTATCTCGGCAATTCCGTCGCATCGCGCTTTGGCATTATTTAGAGGTCGTCGTGAGCAAATGCTCATGGTTAACTTGCGTCTAGACACTGAAGAAGAAAAACCCAAATGGGACGCACCACACAATCCTTGCGAATCCCGTATTGCCAATCAGTTCAAGATTAAAAACGAAGGCCGCCCTGCCGATCAGTGGCTCGCAGAGACCGTGCGTTGGACTTGGCGTATCAAGTGCTCCATGCACTTGGAATCTGAGTTGATGAGTTCCTTGCGTGAACGCTCTGAAGCGGAGGCGATTAATGTCTTTTCACGTAATCTCAAGGCTTTACTGTCGGCTGCACCTGCAGGACCAAAGGTTACTATTGGCCTTGATCCCGGCATGAGAACCGGTGTCAAAGTTGCAGTAGTAGATGCGACAGGTAAGGTGGTGGATACCGATGTGATTTATCCCCACCAACCTAAGAATGATTGGGATGGCTCACTGCATAAGCTGGCTAAATTAGCTGAGAAACATCAGGCTAACTTAATCTCGATCGGCAACGGTACAGCCTCACGTGAGACTGATAAATTGGCGCAAGATTTAATCAAAGCTAAACCCGAACTCAAGCTGATCAAGATTGTAGTTTCTGAAGCGGGGGCATCGGTTTACTCTGCCTCTGAGTACGCCTCAAAAGAATTGCCTGGCATGGATGTATCTTTACGTGGAGCGGTATCGATTGCTAGAAGGTTGCAGGATCCTCTGGCCGAGCTGGTGAAGATTGATCCCAAGTCCATTGGGGTGGGCCAATATCAGCACGATGTGATGCAGACTCAGTTAGCCAAGTCATTAGTGGCAGTAGTGGAAGATTGCGTCAATGCGGTCGGTGTTGACGTGAATACGGCATCTGCACCCTTATTGGCAAGAGTCTCAGGTTTGAGTAGTACGGTTGCTGAAGGTATCGTGACTTATCGAGACAGCCATGGTGCTTTTCAGACACGGGCAGACTTGCGTAGCGTGCCACGCTTAGGAGATAAGACTTTTGAGCAGGCGGCTGGTTTCTTGCGCATTATGAATGGCAAAGATCCTTTGGATGCCTCTGCTGTCCACCCAGAATCTTATCCTTTGGTGGAGAAGATTCTGAAAGACATCAAGAAGGGCGTCAAAGAAGTCATTGGCGATATCGCAATACTCAAGGGGCTGAATCCAGAAAAGTATGCCGATGAGAAGTTTGGTCTTCCTACAGTTACCGACATCATTAAGGAATTAGAAAAACCTGGACGCGATCCGCGTCCGGAGTTCACTACAGCGACATTTAAAGATGGTGTCGAAAAAATCAGCGATCTTAAGGTAGATATGATCTTAGAAGGCGTTGTCACGAACGTGGCAGCCTTCGGTGCTTTTGTTGATATTGGTGTTCATCAGGATGGCTTAGTGCATATCTCCGCATTGGCCAATACCTTTGTAAAAGATCCACACACGGTAGTCAAAGCAGGGCAGGTTGTGAAGGTTAAAGTGTTGGAGATAGATGAGAAACGCAAGCGGATTGCACTAACCATGAGACTCTCTGATGAAGCGCCTAAAGTGTCGGCAGGCTCAAAGCCTGAGCAAAGGGCAAATAGACCTGGCATTTCAAGAGCCCCAGAAGCTAGAAGACCGCAGGAAGATAGAAGATCTGCGCCTCCAATGAATAATGCAATGGCTGATGCCTTACGAAAGCTTAAGGGTTAA
- the typA gene encoding translational GTPase TypA: MTKRALRNIAIIAHVDHGKTTLVDQLLRQSGTFRSNEKMTERVMDSNDLEKERGITILSKNCAVEYDGTHINIVDTPGHADFGGEVERVLSMVDGVLLLVDAVEGPMPQTRFVTKKALALGLKPIVVINKVDRPGARCDYVINATFELFDKLGATEEQLDFPIIYASGLNGYAGTTEDVREGDMRPLFDAVLKYVPVRDDDPDGPLQFQISSIDYNSYVGKIGVGRISRGRVKSGMEVVCMNGPDGVPFKGRINQVLKFKGLEREIVDEAFAGDIALINGIEELAIGTTVCAVDKPDPLPMLKIDEPTLTMNFMVNTSPLAGREGKFVTSRQIRERLDRELKANMALRVKETDDDTVFEVSGRGELHLTILVETMRREGYEMAVSRPRVVFHEENGVKMEPYENLTVDVEDATQGSVMEDLGKRKGELQDMVSDGKGRTRLEYRIPARGLIGFQGDFMTMTRGNGLMSHTFDSYAPAKDGILGERHNGVLISQDDGEAVAYAIWKLQDRGRMFVKHGDPVYEGMVIGIHSRDNDLVVNPIKGKQLTNVRSSGTDEAVRLVTPIDLTLEYAVEFISDDELVEVTPKSVRIRKRYLKEHDRKKASRE, encoded by the coding sequence ATGACTAAACGCGCACTTCGTAATATCGCCATCATCGCCCACGTTGACCACGGTAAAACTACTTTGGTTGACCAACTCTTACGCCAATCTGGCACATTCCGCTCAAATGAAAAAATGACCGAACGTGTCATGGACTCAAATGACTTAGAAAAAGAGCGTGGCATTACTATTTTGTCCAAGAACTGTGCGGTTGAATATGACGGTACACACATCAACATCGTAGACACACCAGGACACGCCGACTTCGGTGGTGAAGTAGAGCGCGTGCTCTCCATGGTTGACGGTGTTTTGCTTTTGGTTGATGCGGTTGAAGGCCCAATGCCACAAACTCGCTTCGTAACCAAGAAAGCCTTAGCTCTTGGATTAAAGCCTATCGTGGTGATTAACAAGGTTGACCGTCCAGGCGCACGTTGTGACTACGTAATTAACGCCACTTTTGAATTGTTTGATAAGTTAGGCGCTACGGAAGAGCAGCTAGATTTCCCAATCATCTATGCATCAGGCTTAAACGGCTATGCAGGCACAACGGAAGATGTCCGTGAAGGTGATATGCGTCCATTATTTGACGCTGTTCTGAAATATGTACCTGTGCGTGATGATGATCCAGATGGTCCTTTGCAATTCCAGATTTCTTCTATCGACTACAACAGCTATGTCGGTAAGATTGGTGTTGGCCGTATTAGCCGTGGACGTGTGAAGTCAGGCATGGAAGTGGTCTGTATGAACGGTCCTGATGGCGTGCCATTTAAAGGCCGTATTAACCAAGTATTGAAATTTAAAGGTTTGGAGCGTGAAATCGTTGACGAGGCATTTGCAGGCGATATTGCGCTCATCAACGGTATTGAAGAGTTGGCGATTGGTACAACAGTTTGCGCGGTTGATAAACCAGATCCATTGCCAATGCTCAAGATTGATGAGCCTACTTTAACCATGAACTTCATGGTGAATACCAGCCCATTAGCTGGTCGTGAAGGCAAGTTTGTAACTAGCCGCCAAATTCGCGAGCGTCTTGATCGTGAGTTGAAAGCCAATATGGCTTTGCGCGTTAAAGAAACTGATGATGACACCGTATTTGAAGTATCAGGCCGTGGCGAGTTGCATTTGACTATTTTGGTTGAAACCATGCGTCGTGAAGGTTACGAGATGGCAGTTTCCCGTCCTCGCGTTGTCTTCCACGAAGAGAATGGCGTCAAGATGGAGCCGTACGAGAACTTAACGGTTGACGTAGAAGATGCTACTCAAGGTTCTGTGATGGAAGACTTGGGTAAGCGTAAGGGCGAGTTACAAGATATGGTGAGTGACGGAAAAGGTCGTACCCGTCTTGAGTACCGTATTCCTGCGCGTGGCCTGATTGGCTTCCAAGGCGATTTCATGACCATGACTCGCGGTAACGGCTTGATGAGTCATACATTTGATTCTTATGCCCCAGCTAAAGACGGCATCTTGGGCGAGCGTCACAACGGTGTATTGATTAGCCAAGATGATGGCGAAGCCGTTGCTTATGCTATTTGGAAACTACAAGACCGTGGTCGTATGTTTGTAAAGCATGGCGATCCTGTTTATGAAGGCATGGTGATTGGTATTCATAGTCGCGATAATGACTTAGTTGTGAACCCAATTAAAGGTAAGCAATTAACTAACGTACGTTCCTCAGGTACTGATGAAGCGGTTCGTTTGGTGACACCAATCGACTTGACTTTGGAATACGCTGTTGAATTCATTAGCGATGATGAGTTGGTTGAAGTAACGCCGAAAAGCGTTCGAATCCGTAAGCGTTATCTGAAAGAGCATGACCGTAAGAAAGCTTCCCGCGAGTAA